Genomic DNA from Lepeophtheirus salmonis chromosome 9, UVic_Lsal_1.4, whole genome shotgun sequence:
AACGATAAATCTCAAAACCCAGAGTTTTGAAAACGCTAGTTTTGGATGTCTGAGAGCAATGAGTGTCCTTAGAAGTAGAATTGATCACGGACTCAgccatttttattaagtatctAATGGTTTacagattttaacaaatttattttttaataaaattttaagaaattttgagaataaatcgttgtatgtatatacatagaataataAGTTTGAAATTAGAATCCGTATTTTTGTGCAGACTGTCTACGACTATGGGCATTGTTAGCCCATTCTTGCTGGAGTTTAAATTCGTTAGCTTTGGCAAGTTGAGCCAAATAAGTGATTTGATGCCTGGATTTCTGTACACCCTTGATGGTGACACGAGGTCCAGGTTTGCTAAGTTCATCTTCAGTAACGGCTTTTGTAAGCCATATATTAGGATCTGCTCGATTATCTTCACCATTAATTTCCACGACATTCGTGATGTGCTCTTTTTTCCTAAGCGAATTCTTTCCTCCAAGTCTCTCCAATGCTGCTTCATCCATCATGAGATCCACAGAGGATGAAGAAGAATATTGTGGTTGAGAAGGAAGGTTATCCGGTTTGGATGGACCTACAATGGGTTCCATTTCTATTGGCACTTCCTTCGAGGGATTAAGGATAGGGAGAGGTAGTGTTGGTAGGGTTTGTTGAGCCGAGACCTCATTTGCGTATTCAAAGTTAAAGAAACTCGAAGCTTCTCTGTCGTCATCCTCTTCGTCTGAAGAGTCATTGTTCCTCCTCTTTTTGGAGGGAGGGAGACGAGTCTCTCGACCAGGGGGCTTCTTAGTTATGGAGCGTGGTGTGAATGGAATAGCGAATTTGTGATTGGATCGAGGTTTTTTAACAAAGGATGAGACAGGAAGAGTTGGCAAAGTATGTTTTGGAAGTGGAAGAAAGgaagaaatactttttgtcCTAGAGGACTTGTTAGTATGAGTAGATTGAGTAGATGAAGAGGAGATGTCCTCTTCATGAGTCGTCTCCAGGTCTTTGAACAAGGATTTTAGCGTCGGAAGTTTAATTTGCACTAATAAAAGATAGAAATGGATAAAGAAAGTATTAATGTTTCAgataccttttttctttttggaaaagacCGGAGGAGGGGAAGGACTTTCTTCATCTCCATAACTTTTCCCCTCAATAATATCCGAAACGTCTTCAAAATGATCGATGAAACCTGAACTTTGAAACTCCTTCAGGACTGGCTTAGGAAGAGAGGACATCAAATTCCCTTGAGACTCCTTTTCTGATGGCCTCAAAAAGGAATCCTCGTCTTCTTCATCATCAGAGAATGGATTCACTCTATTCTCCTGGATTGAGGGCACTCCCAATCCAAACCCTTCATTTTTCATACTTTCCACCTCACTTTCACGTCGGCTTTGACGGATTTGAGCCACAGGTCTAGGAACCTTGAATGCCTCTTCCGTCTCTTCATCGGAGGACTCTCCGCCATAGGATGCAACTAGCGCCATACTTctatatctattaataattatccaGATGTTctcattgattaattgataattattctaGTCTCAACTCTGGGTTGATTTCGTTAAATTCTTTTCAGTTTTCATCAATGACAATAGTCAATAACGTAATACAGAAAAATAACGATATTCCAAAAGCGATCTTTCATTCAAGAAATCACTTCAACCTCTTACACTCAACCCGCAATACCAGTTACATTTTGCCTTACAAAAGTTGAAGGTCAcaataatatctttaataattttgtttgtaaaatgtcgtcttaaatctttttatattatttattattattataagtaaattcAATGAGttctaattgaattaaaatactatctagaaaagtaatatattttcatattaattaaatatttgaattgagTTTACAGCATAATAATCTTGTACAATACAAACACGAAGtcaaattaattctttatttttgaattgcgAATTCATCCGTTGAAattgtaaattcaatatttttttgatcatttatttaatttggaaaccccttcaacaaatatttacttcattttttagtcttagatatccattttttttgccTCAAGAGCAATCTTGAAGGATTTTAAACGTTGCTCCAAAATGTAGGAATTGATCCAATACCACGTGATATTGATATGTATATAACTAAACTACAACTACGAATTCATATGATCGAGTTTACAGAGAGAAacttatcatcaaaaatgatttttttcacaagaacaggttgcgtgataagAGTTTTATCTCTTCCAGAACTCATTGGCATATTGTATTGCCAAGTATACTCTAGAAAGAAGGACTAGAGACAAAACTGAGTCAACTGTCGACTGCAGTCATTTTATAACTTGATTGCTCAAGATTACTTATGACGTAATAAAAGTGAAGCAATCActattcaatcaataaatagGACGGCAATCAACAGCTGTCTAAGTTCTGTTTCTAGTCCTTCTCTGAAGCTATTAGTGTCCTTGATTGATCAAGCAGccataactaataataaaataataaataggcCCACGACGTCCATtgtctattaattattagattaaataaacTCAATCCTGACCTTATGCAGTGACTCATTAGGTATGGAATCCTTACTCTCGGACCCACATCTTTTAGTTGAGATGGACCGCTCGAGGCCACAGAGACGGCTTCACATTACTTGTGCCGTTGGAGACTGTCATAGTCCTAAAACCGGAGTTTCTTATCATCGATTTCCCAAAGAACGGAATCTGAATAAACGCTGGAGGATCCTTTGTCGAGTGGGAGATGTGAAAGGTATTTGATTGGAATGTTGTCTGTTGAGTGATggattcatttgatttataatataatacaataatattgtttttttattcctttaagaGCCTCGGATCTGTTCCCGTCATTTCCTTGCAGAAGATTTTAAACGAGACCTCGTGAATGAACTCCTGAACCTTCCTCAGAAGAAGCTCCTCAACTCCGACGCTCTCCCCTCTCTCTATctcttcaaaaatcaaaaggagCCACCTCAACTCACTTCATCCCAAATTgcacaaaaagaagaagaggaacGAAGACAACGGGACGAACTCATAGAGAGACTTTTAACAAAAGGCCCAGATCCTCCACCCATTCCTATTGAACCCAAGTACAAACATGTGGGTGTTCAAGTCTTTGAGTTCACCTCTTCTGAATATCAGTCTCaactctcaaaattgaattctCTTAATAAGAAACTCCTCAACACCATCGAGCAACAAAAGATTAAAATCAACGAGCTGCGATCCTCTGTAAGAAAGATGCAGAGTTCTAAATATGTGGAGCCTCTTTTGAGGGAAACTCCTCAAATGTCATTTACTAAATCACAGACTGATGTGAtcctccataaaaaaaaagttcgaaaaTGGTTGACTGAAGATATAATTTCTGCTTTACGGCTTCGCCAAATGTCTCCAAAGACGTATGCTTTTATACGACGTTGTGGGCACTTTCCTTTACCTGGTCTTAGTACTTTGAGGAATTGGGTACGTGAATTCAAAGTAGAGAAGGGCTCTCAGGAAATTGCATGGGCCATTATTAAAGAAAGACTTAGGACGGAAAAGGATCCAAAGTTCAAATTGGCAACCCTTGTTTTTGATGAGATAGAATGTCGAAATGACCTACATACCCTTGGTACATCTCCATTTCCAATCGTTAGGAAAATGCAAGTAGTCTTACTTCGAGGTTTGTTTCACAAATggaagtatataatatatcaagaCCTTGATTTCCCTATTACGAAGCTTATTTTGGATCAACTTATTGTAAAAGCTGAAGAAATCGGTGTTCAAGTTTGGGCACTCTCTCTCAGCATTGATAACAAGGAAGTCATGGAGGAGGTCATTCTCAAAAATAGttgttttacattttcaaatccTATTGATGAGTCTcgccatatttatattttcccgTCTATGTCCTCAATGATACTCCAGTTACGTAACTACGTTTTTGATATGGGAATCATCCTGAATCCAGAAACCCAAACTATTTTATGCAAAAGAGATTTCGAACTTATTTTAAGTGAGTCTACAAGGGAGGCCTCTACACCCAAATTTCGAAATTTCCACTTAAATGCATGCGGCATTGATCGCCGACGGAACAAATTAGCTCTTCAAACATTTAGCCTCTCTGTGAGCAAAAGTATGGAGACTATTGGCATTGCAAAAGAAAAGGTGGACACGATTCGTAAACTAAATGCATATGTTGACGTTTTTAACAGCCGTTCGAAAACGTTTAATAATAAGATTGGCTCTGCATTTGGAGTCCATCTAGAAGAGCAAAAATCAACTATAAGTGAGGCTGAAGATTTAGCAATAAAATTGCGTGTTATCGATCCCATCACCGGGAAACCTGAAATAAATATGATGCCCTTTCAATATGGCATGATCATTGGAATTCAATCTCTCACGGAACTGTATAATGAACTTGTAGTTAGACGAAATGCCCTGGACTTTATTCCTACTGGACACTTGAGCACAGATGTTATAAATAGTTATCTACACATGATGGGGGGATATTTGGGATTTTTGGAGGAATTTGAACCTGAAGAGATATTTAAGAAATCTCGTCTTGTCATGATAGGGCGGAAAATTGTACCTGAAAGCAGGCCTTTTCTTCTAGATTCCGTACTCGATGAAGATATGAACATTGACCCCCTCGAACCCCTTTTTGGAGCTCTTCCCATAAAAACTATTCcgaaaaagaagagaaaagcTAGTCCTAGAAAGAAGTCTTCTGTCAAGGGTGGTGTTCaaacgaaaagaaaaagaaaaatgcagGACGAGCTTCATGAGACTCAAGAAAAGTTGAAAAGAATAGAGTCAATTGAGAATTCGATTATCACGAATAATTCCATTATAAATCTACCCCCAGAGATTTACACCTTTTGAGCTAGGTAGATGTTTTATGTATTCAAAActcgtattaaaaaataaaaaaactgaattctACATCAAGTGTGAATTTTACGTCGTTAAattaccattattattaataatattaattattctcatTAATAGGCTattaaatttgagatttttttgttaagtgaTGAGGGagaatacgtttttttttttttttgttttttcccccCATTCATGTAGTCGTAGATGAGTAGAAATTgaataagataataatcaatTAGGACAATAAGATGCACCATTATTAATGACTATTTAATTCACTTATTACTCATCATCCGCATCAAGATTAATGGCATTTCCAAACTTAGCATAGAGATGCGTTTTGAGATCTGACATGACACTTCGGATTTCATCCATTTTAACGTTGATTTGAGAGGATTCTTTTTGGATGGCTTCCTTCCTTTGATCGAGCTGCGTTTCCGCTTCATCGGATTTCATAGAGAGGAAAACCTCACCTACTTGAAAGGGAATAAGTTCTTCTTCATCTTCCACCATGGTGAGATCGAGAGAAGCATCTTCGAGAGTTGTGATCTCAGCAGACTTCCCTGCTAGCTCCTCCTTGAGGTCTTCAAGCCGGGAATTGAGGCGAgcaaatttgttgattttttgctGATCCTCGAGGGAAATATTTGTCTCTTTGTCTACCTGAAATTGGAGAGGAGTCCCTTATTAGTGTACATAGAATTATCCTAATTTATCCGGCTAATGAAATAAATCCCCTACCTCGCCCATGATGTAATTTGAGTAGTCGAAAGTAGGAGTGGGTAGGGGGTGCTAGGATGTAGATCTTAGGATTACAATAGCTGATGGATAATTAAAAGGAGGAGTCAATGAAGAATGGCCAATGAGGATTAAGCTAAACCCAGGGAAATGAAGATGTGTGCATGTAGCGTCCTCTTGCGATAAATTATCTGACTActctaataataacaaatataaataggaCGTGACAAACATAACCTCTCAACATATTTTGAGGGAAACATATCTAAAAATAGGAGCTATTTAAGCATAGAAAATGGTTGCTCTGCAATTCACTAAAAAGAAAGGTTCCTAACAAATAAATTGTCTGATTTCATgctatgaaattttaatttatagttaattttagCCATATTCAGAGTTAATTTAGACTTACTTACTTCTAGTGTATTGATGAAATTAAAGTAGgatttaatgaatattaattaaattattttgctctATTTAACTCTGTCTGAACCCACTTATGTACAACAGAAtacttatcaattaataatttttaccagaaattaattaattattcaattcatatataaaaaaatcctaccattaaaaattaaaatttttcatcaaaagtgaattattatttatgtaaagtgCACAATACTATTTGTtcattgtaatttaaataaaatctcaaCTTCCAAACATCATTTAAATAAGtacatgttgtgtacaagttggcATTTTGT
This window encodes:
- the LOC121123898 gene encoding uncharacterized protein; this translates as MALVASYGGESSDEETEEAFKVPRPVAQIRQSRRESEVESMKNEGFGLGVPSIQENRVNPFSDDEEDEDSFLRPSEKESQGNLMSSLPKPVLKEFQSSGFIDHFEDVSDIIEGKSYGDEESPSPPPVFSKKKKVQIKLPTLKSLFKDLETTHEEDISSSSTQSTHTNKSSRTKSISSFLPLPKHTLPTLPVSSFVKKPRSNHKFAIPFTPRSITKKPPGRETRLPPSKKRRNNDSSDEEDDDREASSFFNFEYANEVSAQQTLPTLPLPILNPSKEVPIEMEPIVGPSKPDNLPSQPQYSSSSSVDLMMDEAALERLGGKNSLRKKEHITNVVEINGEDNRADPNIWLTKAVTEDELSKPGPRVTIKGVQKSRHQITYLAQLAKANEFKLQQEWANNAHSRRQSAQKYGF
- the LOC121124073 gene encoding uncharacterized protein, whose amino-acid sequence is MESLLSDPHLLVEMDRSRPQRRLHITCAVGDCHSPKTGVSYHRFPKERNLNKRWRILCRVGDVKEPRICSRHFLAEDFKRDLVNELLNLPQKKLLNSDALPSLYLFKNQKEPPQLTSSQIAQKEEEERRQRDELIERLLTKGPDPPPIPIEPKYKHVGVQVFEFTSSEYQSQLSKLNSLNKKLLNTIEQQKIKINELRSSVRKMQSSKYVEPLLRETPQMSFTKSQTDVILHKKKVRKWLTEDIISALRLRQMSPKTYAFIRRCGHFPLPGLSTLRNWVREFKVEKGSQEIAWAIIKERLRTEKDPKFKLATLVFDEIECRNDLHTLGTSPFPIVRKMQVVLLRGLFHKWKYIIYQDLDFPITKLILDQLIVKAEEIGVQVWALSLSIDNKEVMEEVILKNSCFTFSNPIDESRHIYIFPSMSSMILQLRNYVFDMGIILNPETQTILCKRDFELILSESTREASTPKFRNFHLNACGIDRRRNKLALQTFSLSVSKSMETIGIAKEKVDTIRKLNAYVDVFNSRSKTFNNKIGSAFGVHLEEQKSTISEAEDLAIKLRVIDPITGKPEINMMPFQYGMIIGIQSLTELYNELVVRRNALDFIPTGHLSTDVINSYLHMMGGYLGFLEEFEPEEIFKKSRLVMIGRKIVPESRPFLLDSVLDEDMNIDPLEPLFGALPIKTIPKKKRKASPRKKSSVKGGVQTKRKRKMQDELHETQEKLKRIESIENSIITNNSIINLPPEIYTF
- the Pfdn4 gene encoding prefoldin subunit 4 gives rise to the protein MGEVDKETNISLEDQQKINKFARLNSRLEDLKEELAGKSAEITTLEDASLDLTMVEDEEELIPFQVGEVFLSMKSDEAETQLDQRKEAIQKESSQINVKMDEIRSVMSDLKTHLYAKFGNAINLDADDE